The Candidatus Acidiferrales bacterium genome window below encodes:
- the hpnJ gene encoding hopanoid biosynthesis associated radical SAM protein HpnJ — MASVMKTLLLNPPSFENFDGGASSRWPATREIESYWYPVWLTYPAGMLPGSRLLDAPPHKVTPKQTVEIAKDYEFVVLFTSTVGFESDLKMARAMKEMKPSLKIAFVGPHVQIKPNESLMASSDIDFIVRGEFDYAVVDYANGKPLSEIANASYIKDGQVVHNPTRPPLHTAELDELPFATDVYKRDLTIERYNVPFLLHPFVSFYTSRGCPAQCTFCLWPQTLSGHTWRVRSVDSVAREFEQAHKLFPQAKEFFFDDDTFNIRKDRVIELCKRFKPVGFRWSCTARVHSDYETLKAMADAGARLFIVGFESGDPQILKNIKKGATVEMARSFAANCKKVGIRIHGDFIIGLPGETKETIQRTIDFARDLDCETIQVSMAHAYPGTELYTLANANGFLATEALADSGGHQLPHLVYPGLNREQMMDAVNRFYDSYYFRPRVVWRIVREALWDANERKRLFHEAVSFMKLRSERGKYAKTGKAPASKEPPSISVQPISSHSNTEFPTETQGA; from the coding sequence ATGGCGTCTGTAATGAAAACGCTTTTGCTCAATCCACCGAGCTTTGAGAATTTCGATGGCGGCGCAAGTTCGCGCTGGCCGGCTACGCGTGAGATCGAGTCCTATTGGTATCCGGTTTGGCTGACGTATCCCGCGGGCATGCTGCCCGGCAGTCGTTTGCTCGATGCTCCTCCGCATAAAGTAACTCCCAAGCAAACCGTCGAAATCGCCAAAGACTATGAATTTGTCGTCCTGTTCACGTCCACGGTCGGTTTCGAGAGCGACCTGAAGATGGCTCGCGCCATGAAGGAAATGAAGCCCAGCCTGAAAATCGCCTTCGTTGGCCCGCATGTGCAAATCAAGCCCAATGAAAGCCTGATGGCTAGCTCGGACATCGATTTCATCGTGCGCGGCGAGTTCGATTACGCCGTCGTCGATTATGCCAATGGCAAACCGCTCAGCGAAATTGCCAACGCCAGCTATATCAAGGACGGCCAGGTGGTTCACAATCCCACGCGGCCTCCGCTCCATACAGCCGAGCTCGACGAGCTGCCCTTCGCGACGGACGTCTACAAGCGCGATTTGACGATCGAACGCTATAACGTGCCGTTCCTGCTTCATCCATTCGTTTCGTTTTATACTTCGCGCGGCTGTCCGGCCCAGTGCACGTTCTGCCTTTGGCCGCAGACGCTCTCGGGGCACACCTGGCGTGTACGCTCCGTCGACAGTGTGGCCCGCGAATTCGAGCAAGCTCACAAGTTGTTTCCGCAAGCAAAAGAATTCTTCTTCGATGACGATACATTCAATATCCGCAAGGATCGTGTCATCGAACTTTGCAAGCGTTTCAAGCCCGTGGGCTTCCGGTGGTCCTGCACAGCGCGCGTGCACAGCGACTACGAAACCTTGAAAGCCATGGCCGACGCTGGAGCGCGTCTCTTTATCGTCGGCTTCGAGTCCGGCGATCCGCAAATTCTCAAGAACATCAAGAAGGGCGCGACGGTCGAGATGGCTCGCAGCTTCGCCGCCAATTGCAAGAAGGTCGGCATTCGCATTCACGGCGATTTCATCATTGGACTTCCCGGCGAGACCAAAGAAACAATTCAGCGCACGATTGATTTTGCGCGCGACCTCGATTGTGAAACGATTCAAGTCTCGATGGCCCATGCCTACCCGGGCACGGAACTTTACACCTTGGCAAACGCCAACGGGTTCTTGGCTACGGAAGCTCTCGCCGATTCCGGCGGCCATCAGTTGCCGCATCTCGTCTATCCGGGCCTGAACCGCGAGCAAATGATGGACGCGGTGAATCGCTTCTATGATTCTTACTATTTCCGTCCGCGCGTTGTGTGGCGCATTGTCCGCGAAGCCCTCTGGGATGCGAACGAACGGAAGCGCCTGTTCCATGAGGCTGTATCCTTCATGAAACTGCGCTCGGAGCGCGGAAAATACGCCAAGACGGGCAAGGCGCCCGCATCTAAAGAGCCGCCATCAATCAGCGTCCAGCCAATTTCGTCTCATTCGAACACAGAATTTCCGACAGAAACCCAGGGCGCATGA
- the hpnI gene encoding bacteriohopanetetrol glucosamine biosynthesis glycosyltransferase HpnI has product MWHEILRWSLLALAIGPFGYYLLAITAARRFFRNRPPIQKDFTPPVSVLKPVRGLDREAYENYASFCRQEYPEFEIIFGVTEDSDPAIPIIHKLMQDFPQCKIRLLIGAEPLGTGDKVNKLCRMVREAQYDILIISDSDIRVAPGYLYAVAGPFADPKVGAVTCLYRGITDGTLVSEMEALGNTSDFDAGVLSAWQLGGVDFTLGATMATTKERLAQIGGFEALVDHFSDDYELGHRIHALGYRVEVTTFPVFTVFPTQTLAQCFRHQVRWNLTMKHSQPWGHFSLIFTQGLPWAILAAAIAPWWQLSVFYLAGYAVLRGTMAWTVGVWGVNDPLLRKKMYLVPVRDAFAFVVWLTSFFKRRIEWRGAYYYIRNKRLVPAG; this is encoded by the coding sequence ATGTGGCATGAAATCCTGCGCTGGTCGCTGCTGGCTTTGGCAATCGGTCCTTTCGGATACTATTTGCTGGCCATTACTGCCGCGCGGCGTTTCTTTCGCAATCGCCCTCCCATCCAAAAAGATTTCACGCCGCCCGTCAGCGTGCTGAAGCCTGTGCGCGGGCTCGACCGCGAAGCCTACGAAAACTATGCAAGTTTTTGCCGCCAGGAATATCCCGAGTTTGAAATCATCTTTGGCGTCACGGAAGATTCCGATCCAGCCATACCGATCATTCACAAACTGATGCAGGATTTTCCGCAATGCAAGATTCGCTTACTCATCGGAGCCGAGCCCTTGGGCACCGGCGATAAAGTGAACAAACTCTGCCGCATGGTGCGCGAAGCGCAGTACGACATTCTCATCATCAGCGACAGCGACATTCGCGTCGCCCCCGGCTACCTTTACGCCGTCGCGGGACCGTTCGCCGATCCTAAAGTTGGCGCCGTCACGTGCCTTTATCGCGGCATTACCGATGGAACGCTCGTTTCCGAAATGGAGGCGCTCGGAAACACGTCGGATTTCGACGCAGGTGTGCTCTCCGCCTGGCAACTTGGTGGCGTGGATTTCACTCTCGGGGCCACAATGGCGACAACGAAGGAGCGGTTGGCGCAGATTGGTGGCTTCGAAGCGCTTGTGGATCATTTCTCCGACGATTACGAACTAGGCCATCGCATCCATGCCCTCGGCTACCGCGTCGAGGTCACCACTTTCCCCGTGTTCACTGTTTTTCCGACGCAGACGCTGGCGCAGTGTTTTCGCCACCAGGTCCGTTGGAATTTGACGATGAAGCATTCTCAGCCCTGGGGCCACTTTTCTCTGATCTTCACGCAGGGCCTGCCCTGGGCCATTCTTGCAGCTGCGATAGCGCCATGGTGGCAGCTTTCGGTTTTTTATTTGGCGGGATATGCCGTACTACGTGGCACGATGGCCTGGACCGTCGGTGTTTGGGGCGTAAACGATCCTTTGCTGCGCAAGAAGATGTATCTCGTGCCCGTGCGCGATGCTTTCGCATTCGTTGTCTGGCTGACGAGTTTCTTCAAGCGCCGCATCGAATGGCGTGGAGCATACTATTACATCCGCAATAAAAGACTGGTTCCCGCTGGCTAG
- a CDS encoding TolC family protein — protein sequence MKKNLAWTFVFVGILFGAPILAQEAPHSIKLQLQSQTGAVTALPQAESAQSPDGTQVLTLDKIVTMAMQHSPELALARARYVVAKNQAGLDRSDFHPNLYTGAGYIYTNGIPETPSGSVPSVFELAYSQDIFDPVKRGIQHSDEDLAKNQELEYQNTRDKVMADAALDYLELAAVRHSLALLLDDQQSQQKILDVTRERAQAGLELPATLTEDELNLAKTEQKIVEYQSRDETLSSQIRELAGLAPDTPLQVSLSEQLPAQPGISASNNLVGAAVDHSFAIREAENVRSARDHVYRGAKDAYWPTISFVGEYSVLSDINNYQQYFRQYQQNNVNVGVQITIPIFAARTSANAALAKSQLNEAELELANQKTTVRMGAEEKIRTLKEKEAGSEVARLDLELAQEQLQSKQVEFDQGQAKLRDLEQARVKENDKWLAFLDADLARERAEVDLLQATGQLAQAFH from the coding sequence ATGAAAAAAAATCTCGCATGGACGTTTGTATTTGTTGGGATACTTTTTGGCGCGCCGATTTTGGCGCAGGAAGCGCCGCACTCCATAAAACTCCAGCTTCAGAGCCAGACCGGAGCCGTGACCGCGTTGCCACAAGCTGAATCTGCGCAGTCCCCCGATGGCACGCAAGTTCTCACACTCGATAAGATCGTGACGATGGCGATGCAACACAGCCCTGAGCTGGCACTTGCCCGCGCGCGCTACGTTGTGGCGAAGAATCAGGCGGGGCTCGACCGCTCTGATTTTCATCCCAACCTCTACACGGGGGCCGGCTATATCTACACCAATGGCATTCCCGAAACGCCCAGTGGCTCGGTCCCCTCGGTTTTTGAGCTTGCTTATAGTCAGGACATCTTCGATCCAGTCAAACGCGGAATTCAGCATTCCGATGAAGATCTGGCCAAGAACCAGGAACTCGAATATCAGAATACACGCGACAAGGTAATGGCCGATGCTGCCCTGGATTATCTCGAATTGGCTGCCGTTCGCCACTCCCTCGCGCTGCTGCTCGATGACCAGCAAAGTCAGCAAAAGATCCTGGATGTGACGCGCGAGCGTGCCCAGGCGGGCCTCGAACTTCCCGCGACGCTGACCGAAGACGAACTTAATTTGGCAAAAACAGAGCAAAAGATCGTGGAATATCAAAGCCGGGATGAGACTCTATCCAGCCAGATTCGCGAATTGGCTGGACTTGCTCCCGATACACCTCTCCAGGTTTCCCTTTCCGAACAACTTCCCGCGCAGCCGGGCATTTCTGCATCAAATAATTTAGTCGGCGCGGCAGTGGACCACAGTTTTGCCATTCGGGAGGCTGAAAACGTGCGCAGTGCGCGTGATCATGTGTATCGTGGCGCGAAGGATGCCTACTGGCCTACGATTTCGTTCGTTGGCGAATATAGCGTCTTGAGCGACATCAACAATTACCAGCAATATTTTCGCCAGTACCAGCAAAACAACGTGAACGTGGGCGTGCAGATAACCATTCCGATTTTCGCCGCGCGAACGTCAGCCAATGCCGCACTGGCAAAGAGCCAATTGAATGAGGCCGAACTCGAATTAGCCAATCAAAAAACGACTGTGCGCATGGGCGCGGAAGAAAAAATCCGTACGTTGAAGGAAAAAGAGGCAGGAAGCGAAGTAGCGCGTTTAGACTTGGAACTCGCGCAGGAGCAGCTCCAAAGCAAGCAGGTGGAATTCGATCAGGGCCAGGCCAAGCTCCGCGACCTGGAGCAGGCGCGGGTCAAGGAAAATGACAAGTGGCTGGCGTTCTTGGACGCGGATCTTGCCCGGGAGCGCGCGGAGGTTGATCTTCTGCAAGCCACTGGGCAATTGGCACAAGCGTTCCACTGA
- a CDS encoding ABC transporter permease, whose translation MVWSETWNLAMESLRANKMRAMLTMLGVVIGSACIILVVTVALAGKQFIIGEIEAVGSNIVYASLTTPFGQPSAISDQISLGDMEAIKRGIPQVSAVAGTHDISMPVGADEGARPASLVGVTQEFQRIRNLLIVSGRYFDDGDFITSSKVCLLTEHLAKLAFPYEDPVGKNIHIGDLSFVVIGVFRERAQTFGQTEITTDSALVPFPLIQYFTGQNFIKTFYAQADNPQDVPLATQDVGDILRSRHRPGAEYQVQNLSSILEAARNISLALTIVLLLIAMIALVISGIGIMNIMLVSVTERTREIGIRKAVGARQQEILYQFLMEAALISGLGAIVGVFIGVMIPFAISAVVQLFPDLGNISIPVSWGSVLLAFTVSCATGVFFGYLPASKAAKLQAVESLHYE comes from the coding sequence ATGGTCTGGTCTGAAACATGGAATTTGGCGATGGAGTCGCTGCGCGCCAACAAAATGCGCGCGATGCTCACCATGCTCGGCGTCGTCATCGGCAGCGCCTGCATCATCCTTGTTGTCACTGTAGCTCTTGCCGGCAAGCAATTTATTATCGGAGAAATCGAAGCCGTCGGCTCGAACATCGTTTATGCATCTCTGACGACGCCATTCGGACAGCCTTCCGCCATATCGGACCAGATCTCTCTTGGCGACATGGAAGCGATCAAACGCGGCATCCCGCAAGTCTCGGCGGTCGCTGGAACGCACGACATTTCCATGCCGGTCGGCGCAGACGAGGGTGCGCGTCCAGCAAGTTTGGTTGGCGTGACGCAAGAGTTTCAGCGCATTCGCAATCTGCTTATCGTCAGCGGGCGTTATTTCGATGACGGAGATTTCATAACCAGCAGCAAAGTATGTCTGCTGACCGAACATCTGGCCAAACTGGCATTCCCCTACGAAGACCCGGTGGGGAAAAACATCCATATCGGCGATCTAAGCTTCGTAGTGATTGGCGTTTTCCGCGAACGAGCTCAAACCTTTGGGCAGACTGAAATCACGACGGACTCCGCGCTCGTTCCTTTCCCATTGATTCAGTATTTCACGGGTCAGAATTTCATCAAGACCTTTTACGCCCAGGCTGATAATCCGCAGGATGTTCCCCTTGCGACTCAGGATGTCGGCGATATTTTAAGAAGCCGGCACCGCCCCGGTGCAGAGTATCAGGTGCAAAACTTATCTTCCATCCTGGAGGCGGCTAGAAATATTTCGCTGGCACTGACAATTGTCCTCCTGCTCATCGCTATGATTGCCTTGGTGATCAGCGGGATCGGCATCATGAATATCATGCTTGTCAGTGTCACTGAGCGAACGAGAGAAATCGGAATCCGCAAAGCGGTTGGGGCTCGCCAGCAGGAAATCCTCTATCAATTTCTTATGGAGGCGGCGCTCATCAGCGGGCTCGGCGCGATTGTCGGCGTTTTCATTGGTGTGATGATTCCGTTCGCGATTTCCGCCGTTGTGCAGCTTTTTCCTGACCTCGGCAACATCTCTATTCCGGTTTCCTGGGGCTCCGTGCTCTTAGCGTTTACCGTTTCGTGCGCGACAGGCGTTTTTTTCGGTTATCTTCCGGCAAGTAAGGCAGCTAAACTTCAGGCAGTTGAGTCACTCCACTACGAATGA
- a CDS encoding EamA family transporter, with translation MSFSHRLHGKTILLISLMALFGPLGDVLLRKGMKQIGAVSNWRPEALFATFDRTFHTGSIWLGISSLFLFFIAYLLVLSWADYSYVQPASATGYLVVAVLGYLLLGEAIPWMRWIGVLVIFIGVVLVGGTPPRTTEEG, from the coding sequence ATGAGTTTTTCACATCGTTTGCACGGCAAGACGATCCTTCTGATCAGTCTGATGGCGCTTTTCGGGCCGCTCGGTGACGTATTGCTCCGCAAGGGCATGAAACAAATTGGCGCCGTGTCGAATTGGCGGCCTGAGGCGCTGTTTGCCACATTCGATAGGACATTTCATACCGGCTCGATCTGGCTGGGAATCTCCTCCCTGTTTCTATTCTTCATCGCTTATCTTTTGGTGCTTTCCTGGGCCGACTATAGCTATGTGCAGCCGGCCTCCGCGACGGGTTACCTGGTTGTCGCCGTGCTGGGTTATTTGCTCCTTGGCGAAGCGATTCCCTGGATGCGCTGGATTGGTGTGCTTGTGATTTTCATCGGCGTGGTGCTCGTTGGCGGCACGCCGCCGCGAACGACGGAGGAAGGATGA
- a CDS encoding EamA family transporter — MSVRDAISLAIIIFGGTGGELAVTRAMKHIGEVQRFHPRHLLRTIFSAFRVGWMWFGISLMTLSFFALLALLSWENVSFVVPVTALSYVVGALGGKFLLGEQVEPKRWIGVLLVCLGVVLVCVA, encoded by the coding sequence ATGAGCGTTCGCGACGCCATTTCGCTGGCCATCATCATTTTCGGCGGAACGGGAGGAGAGCTCGCGGTCACGCGCGCGATGAAGCACATCGGCGAGGTGCAGCGTTTCCATCCGCGTCACTTGCTCCGGACCATCTTCAGCGCTTTCCGCGTTGGCTGGATGTGGTTCGGAATCAGCTTGATGACTTTGTCGTTTTTCGCGCTCCTCGCGCTGCTTTCCTGGGAAAATGTCAGCTTCGTCGTGCCGGTCACGGCGCTCAGCTATGTCGTTGGCGCCTTGGGCGGCAAGTTTCTTCTCGGTGAGCAAGTCGAGCCTAAGCGCTGGATCGGCGTCCTGCTGGTCTGCCTCGGAGTCGTTCTAGTCTGCGTAGCTTGA